The following are encoded together in the Methanosarcina flavescens genome:
- the mutL gene encoding DNA mismatch repair endonuclease MutL: MKKEYPEGKEKVQGNRIRILDKDTINKIAAGEVIERPVSVVKELIDNSIDARATDIRIEIEKGGKRSILVRDNGCGMSREDALLAYKKHATSKLMYIEDLNTISTMGFRGEALSSITAVAKVEILTRQQEEITGTRIVIHGGKVLETLDAGTAPGTAVHVKDLFYNTPARQKYLKSDRTELAHITDTVMRLALANPEISFTLLSDGKPVIRNAGSNDPFKSIVNLLGPDTARSMLPLEYRTEDFEIRGYISKPETTRRDSDQLFFFVNTRPVISRAINKAVLEGYYTRIPKERYPVAVLSLDIDPGEVDVNVHPRKAEVRFSREKEIGDAVTLAIEKVLSESNLVTEIRERRDRIQKTFEIPESSGRLQVSEAAEIFGKIVTGKTRSTHGTSNFPESGGALREKAERYSYPVKDTERKLKKSERLLDFTSKDGILGIPDNRNPENRNELEINKDSLEDLRVIGQVSRLYILAEKGEDLVLIDQHAAHERILYEQILRMKKSRVQELITPITIDLTPKEKVLMEEYIPYLEDYGFGISEFGDNTYVVTFVPEVFGRLEGSEIIHDVVSDLLASGRVKKDTGISERVCKTLACRAAIKAGAACSPGQMEELIEQLKKAENPYSCPHGRPTVITFTKGELDRMFARIQ, translated from the coding sequence ATGAAGAAAGAATATCCTGAAGGGAAGGAAAAAGTTCAGGGAAATAGAATCCGAATCCTTGATAAAGATACTATAAATAAAATCGCAGCAGGAGAAGTAATAGAGCGTCCTGTATCAGTAGTAAAGGAATTAATAGACAATTCAATCGATGCTAGAGCTACGGATATCCGCATCGAAATTGAAAAAGGTGGAAAACGTTCGATCCTTGTCCGAGACAACGGCTGCGGGATGAGCCGGGAAGATGCCCTGCTCGCATATAAAAAGCACGCAACGAGCAAGCTCATGTATATCGAAGATCTTAATACTATTTCCACGATGGGTTTCAGGGGAGAAGCGCTTTCGTCTATTACAGCCGTTGCAAAGGTGGAAATTCTTACCCGGCAGCAGGAAGAAATTACAGGCACCAGGATAGTGATCCATGGGGGGAAAGTACTGGAAACCTTGGATGCGGGCACGGCTCCGGGCACGGCTGTACATGTAAAAGACCTGTTTTACAATACACCTGCAAGGCAGAAATATCTCAAAAGCGACCGTACCGAGCTTGCCCATATTACCGATACGGTCATGCGTCTTGCCCTGGCAAACCCGGAGATTTCTTTCACCCTGCTGAGTGACGGAAAACCAGTCATAAGAAATGCGGGCTCAAACGACCCTTTTAAGAGTATTGTAAACCTGCTTGGACCGGATACAGCGCGTTCAATGCTTCCCCTGGAGTACAGGACAGAAGACTTTGAGATCAGAGGATATATCTCAAAACCCGAAACCACGCGAAGAGATAGTGACCAGCTTTTCTTTTTCGTAAATACCCGTCCGGTGATTTCAAGAGCTATCAATAAAGCTGTCCTTGAAGGATATTACACCAGAATTCCAAAAGAACGCTATCCAGTGGCAGTACTTTCGCTTGATATTGATCCCGGGGAAGTAGATGTGAATGTTCATCCCCGTAAAGCCGAGGTGCGCTTCAGCCGGGAAAAAGAGATTGGAGATGCGGTCACACTTGCAATTGAGAAGGTGCTTTCTGAAAGTAATCTTGTTACCGAGATCAGAGAAAGAAGAGACCGGATTCAAAAAACCTTCGAAATTCCAGAATCTTCGGGTAGATTACAGGTCTCAGAAGCTGCGGAAATTTTTGGAAAAATCGTGACCGGAAAGACAAGAAGTACTCATGGGACCTCCAACTTTCCTGAAAGCGGTGGGGCTCTGAGAGAAAAAGCTGAAAGATACTCCTATCCGGTAAAAGATACTGAAAGGAAACTGAAAAAATCTGAAAGGCTGCTGGACTTTACCTCTAAGGATGGAATACTGGGAATTCCGGATAATAGAAATCCTGAAAACAGGAACGAACTGGAAATAAATAAGGACTCTCTTGAAGACTTGCGGGTTATTGGGCAGGTTTCTAGGCTGTATATCCTTGCCGAAAAAGGGGAAGACCTAGTGCTTATTGACCAGCATGCTGCTCATGAACGAATTCTCTACGAGCAGATCCTGAGAATGAAAAAATCCAGGGTGCAGGAACTAATCACACCTATAACAATAGATCTTACCCCTAAAGAAAAAGTGCTTATGGAAGAATATATTCCCTATCTTGAAGACTACGGTTTCGGGATTTCAGAGTTCGGCGATAATACATATGTGGTTACCTTCGTGCCTGAGGTTTTCGGACGGCTCGAAGGTTCGGAAATTATTCATGATGTAGTCTCTGATCTTCTAGCTTCAGGGAGAGTTAAAAAGGATACAGGAATCTCGGAGAGAGTCTGCAAAACCCTTGCATGCAGGGCTGCAATCAAAGCGGGAGCAGCCTGCAGCCCAGGGCAGATGGAGGAACTCATAGAGCAGCTTAAAAAGGCTGAAAATCCCTACTCTTGCCCTCACGGCAGGCCAACTGTGATCACATTTACGAAAGGAGAACTGGACCGCATGTTTGCAAGAATCCAGTAA
- the mutS gene encoding DNA mismatch repair protein MutS, which produces MKETLTPAMRQYYEVKQAYPDTLIFFRMGDFYESFGEDAKTIAKELEITLTARGKDRSGKRMPLAGIPYHAVDTYLPRLINKGYKVAICEQLEDPKQAKGVVKRGVVRVVTPGTAIDSSMFSDASNNYLMAVAGREIGKSSRNAEKEIELGVSFLDISTGEFLTTQFRDSENFEKLLSELARMRPSECILPPSLYGNSDLTDRLKAQTIVQEFVPQVSEIEEAEERLKAHFKVETLEGMGCEKLGFAIYSAWAALEYAQTTQMRELTHINTLRTYSNSEFMILDSVTLRNLEIVKNVRDEGDANSLYRILDCTKTPMGSRTLKKWLLKPLLSVEKINLRLDAVEELAANPLLRYDLRSWLSEVRDIERLVGRIVYGNSNARDLVALKKSLGVLPPIRDSLMETVKSELLNEIAVELASFSELENLAETIGRAVVDEPPVSVREGGMIKPGYSAELDELRNIASSSKQWIANFQQKERERSGIKSLKVGYNKVFGYYIEVTNANSSQVPEDYIRKQTMANAERFFTPELKEKESLILTANEKAIALEYEIFTEIVNTLSAHSRELQEIAERTGSLDVLAALAETAETNNYIRPQLTDDCRILIRDGRHPVVEKTVSGGFVPNDTEMDCKENQFLLVTGPNMAGKSTYMRQTALIAIMAQAGSFVPASYASIGIIDQVFTRIGAFDDLASGQSTFMVEMIELANILNNASPRSLVLLDEIGRGTSTYDGYSIAKAVVEFLHNRGRVGMRALFATHYHQLTSLENKLKRVKNYHIAVKEEGHELIFLRKIVPGATDRSYGIHVARLAGVPEKVIERANEILKELERENVLEEAEGGENGKKRKSKASTRYTQMMLFDPGSSSGNQLEENRPSPVEVALKKLNVEEMTPIEALNKLHELKRLLD; this is translated from the coding sequence ATGAAAGAAACGTTGACCCCTGCAATGCGCCAGTATTATGAAGTCAAGCAAGCATATCCTGACACCCTGATCTTCTTCCGTATGGGAGACTTTTACGAATCATTCGGAGAAGATGCAAAAACTATTGCAAAAGAACTTGAAATCACTCTTACAGCCCGGGGAAAAGACAGGTCCGGAAAGAGAATGCCGCTTGCAGGAATACCCTACCATGCAGTTGACACTTATCTGCCGAGGCTAATAAATAAAGGGTACAAAGTGGCAATTTGCGAACAGCTTGAAGACCCGAAGCAGGCAAAGGGAGTTGTAAAGAGAGGGGTTGTCAGGGTGGTCACACCCGGCACGGCAATTGATTCTTCCATGTTTTCGGATGCCTCTAACAATTACTTGATGGCAGTTGCAGGGCGGGAAATCGGAAAGTCCAGCAGGAATGCTGAAAAAGAAATAGAACTTGGAGTCTCCTTTCTGGACATCTCGACAGGAGAATTCCTTACAACGCAGTTTCGAGACTCGGAAAATTTTGAAAAGCTTCTAAGCGAGCTTGCCCGCATGCGGCCTTCCGAATGCATCCTCCCTCCATCCCTTTATGGAAATTCCGACCTTACAGACCGACTGAAAGCTCAGACTATTGTGCAAGAGTTTGTTCCTCAGGTTTCAGAAATCGAGGAAGCCGAAGAACGACTGAAAGCACATTTCAAAGTTGAAACCCTTGAAGGCATGGGCTGTGAGAAACTTGGCTTTGCAATTTATTCAGCCTGGGCTGCTCTCGAATACGCCCAGACAACGCAAATGAGGGAGCTTACTCATATCAATACATTGAGAACCTACTCAAACTCCGAATTCATGATTCTTGATTCCGTAACCCTGCGGAATCTTGAGATTGTAAAAAACGTACGGGATGAGGGGGACGCAAATTCCCTTTATCGCATTCTTGACTGCACAAAAACACCAATGGGGAGCCGTACTCTGAAAAAGTGGCTTTTGAAGCCTCTACTTTCCGTAGAGAAGATCAACCTTCGGCTCGATGCTGTGGAAGAGCTGGCAGCAAATCCTCTGCTCCGCTACGACCTGCGGAGCTGGCTTTCCGAGGTCAGGGATATAGAACGCCTTGTAGGCAGGATAGTGTACGGGAACTCAAATGCAAGGGATCTTGTAGCCCTGAAAAAATCACTTGGTGTCCTGCCTCCTATCCGCGATTCCCTCATGGAGACAGTCAAGTCTGAACTTTTAAATGAGATTGCAGTCGAACTTGCATCATTTTCCGAACTTGAAAACCTGGCAGAAACAATAGGCCGAGCAGTTGTTGACGAACCGCCTGTCTCGGTCCGTGAAGGAGGTATGATAAAGCCGGGGTACAGTGCAGAACTTGATGAGCTGCGGAATATCGCCAGCAGCAGCAAGCAGTGGATTGCAAATTTTCAGCAGAAAGAAAGGGAACGAAGTGGGATAAAATCCCTTAAAGTGGGGTACAATAAGGTTTTCGGATATTACATAGAGGTAACCAATGCCAATAGCAGCCAGGTGCCTGAAGACTATATCAGAAAGCAGACCATGGCAAATGCCGAGCGTTTTTTTACCCCAGAACTCAAGGAGAAAGAGAGCCTTATCTTAACTGCCAATGAAAAAGCTATAGCTCTCGAATATGAAATCTTTACCGAAATCGTGAATACACTGTCAGCCCATTCAAGAGAACTTCAGGAGATTGCCGAGAGAACAGGTTCACTTGATGTCCTTGCAGCTCTCGCTGAAACTGCAGAAACTAACAATTACATAAGGCCCCAGCTTACTGACGATTGCAGGATTCTTATACGGGACGGAAGGCATCCAGTAGTTGAGAAAACAGTATCTGGCGGCTTTGTGCCTAATGACACCGAAATGGACTGTAAGGAAAATCAGTTTTTGCTGGTAACAGGCCCGAACATGGCAGGAAAGTCTACCTACATGCGACAGACTGCGCTTATCGCTATTATGGCTCAGGCAGGTTCCTTTGTCCCTGCATCCTATGCCTCAATAGGGATTATTGACCAGGTCTTTACAAGAATAGGGGCTTTTGATGACCTTGCAAGTGGGCAAAGCACGTTTATGGTAGAAATGATTGAGCTCGCAAATATTCTGAATAATGCAAGCCCAAGAAGTCTTGTGCTGCTTGATGAGATCGGCAGGGGAACAAGTACCTATGACGGATACAGCATCGCAAAAGCCGTTGTGGAATTCCTGCATAATAGAGGAAGAGTTGGAATGAGGGCACTGTTCGCAACTCATTACCACCAGCTTACATCGCTCGAAAATAAACTGAAAAGGGTTAAAAACTACCATATTGCAGTAAAAGAAGAAGGTCACGAACTTATCTTCCTGCGAAAGATCGTGCCAGGTGCAACAGATAGGAGTTACGGAATCCATGTTGCAAGGCTTGCTGGCGTCCCGGAAAAGGTAATCGAAAGGGCAAATGAGATTCTTAAGGAACTCGAAAGAGAAAACGTGCTTGAGGAAGCTGAAGGCGGCGAGAATGGGAAAAAGAGAAAAAGCAAAGCATCCACACGTTATACCCAGATGATGCTTTTTGATCCCGGAAGCAGCAGTGGAAACCAATTAGAGGAAAACAGACCCAGTCCCGTAGAAGTTGCTCTGAAAAAGTTGAATGTGGAAGAAATGACACCAATAGAGGCTCTGAATAAACTTCATGAGCTGAAAAGATTACTCGATTGA
- a CDS encoding CDP-alcohol phosphatidyltransferase family protein, with the protein MPLSPNTLTLLGFAVSVAAGAAFTLGKPFAGGLLILFSGIFDVLDGGVARAKDRITPFGGVLDSVCDRYSDGIVFLGIIAGAVNGRLVLSPILQIEVWLWAGYALIGSFLVSYTRARAESAGCRKLSVGVAERTERMIILALGGLSGFLGWALVLIAVFSHITIIQRVLRAKSILSKASEADFQKP; encoded by the coding sequence ATTCCCTTGTCTCCAAATACCCTTACTTTACTGGGTTTTGCCGTTAGCGTGGCTGCAGGAGCAGCATTCACTCTGGGAAAACCTTTTGCGGGAGGGCTTCTGATCCTTTTCAGCGGGATCTTCGATGTTCTTGACGGGGGAGTCGCAAGGGCAAAAGATCGGATCACACCTTTTGGGGGCGTGCTTGATTCGGTTTGCGATCGTTACTCTGATGGCATAGTGTTCCTGGGGATAATCGCAGGTGCGGTTAACGGCAGGCTTGTTCTCTCTCCAATCCTGCAAATAGAAGTCTGGCTATGGGCAGGCTATGCCCTGATTGGCTCCTTCCTTGTAAGCTACACCCGTGCCCGCGCAGAATCCGCAGGCTGCCGGAAACTGTCTGTCGGTGTTGCCGAACGCACGGAAAGGATGATTATTCTGGCTCTGGGAGGGCTTTCAGGTTTTCTTGGCTGGGCTCTAGTTTTGATAGCCGTATTTTCCCACATTACCATTATCCAGAGAGTCCTGCGGGCAAAAAGTATACTGAGCAAGGCTTCAGAAGCTGATTTTCAAAAACCTTGA